The Panicum hallii strain FIL2 chromosome 9, PHallii_v3.1, whole genome shotgun sequence genome has a window encoding:
- the LOC112876645 gene encoding xyloglucan galactosyltransferase KATAMARI1 homolog, producing the protein MPLAPRARFKHRHLGSPASRPAPAAPLTRQRQRRCRCPVVPPSSLGGMKRHNAGELPLSSATAGDGKRVAEEEEAEDKMDKYDKGRIRCSRLCFLLALAATISILARHCYDAGLGRGGNAGVVRIEAAHAPPPPSVRQERKIVPIARRESSVSDRSPSAPADAVDDASWKPSASESARSDDGDKTPPKEKGSPSASHGNNYGGHPFARALVAADNKDDLCGGQYIYVQDLPARFNKDMVQSCDRLSPWTDMCRYTTNGGFGPLLRGGKGAFQGTGTGWYDTDEHALDIIFHERIKRYECLTDDPALAAAVFVPFYAGLDVARHLWGNNVSARDELALDLAGLLAKRPEWRAMGGRDHFFVAGRTTWDFRRKADGQSEWGSKLLNLPAAKNMTALVVEASPWHLNDVAIPYPTAFHPASDEDLFFWQDRVRALNRTYLFSFAGMARPGDAKSIEGHLVDQCKASPVCSLMECSTTGPDNKCESPATVMKLFQSSTFCLLPPGGTDTRRPAFDAVLAGCIPVFFHPSSAYVQYSWFLPKSHTEYSVYIPEEDVRKNASVEERLRKVSPEMVRTMRDTVVGLIPSVTYGDATSRLETTVKDAFDIAVAAVINKVTKLRRGIAEGRPEEEKLERYSWKYPLLAEGQKPEDPHEWDPLFN; encoded by the coding sequence ATGCCCCTCGCCCCCCGCGCGCGCTTCAAGCACCGCCACCTCGGATCCCCCGCGAGCCGGCCAGCTCCCGCGGCTCCACTGACCCGCCAGCGCCAGCGCCGGTGCCGGTGCCCCGTCGTGCCACCTAGCTCGCTCGGCGGCATGAAGCGGCACAACGCGGGCGAGCTGCCGCTGTCGTCCGCGACGGCGGGCGACGGCAAGCgggtggcggaggaggaggaggcggaggacaAGATGGACAAGTACGACAAGGGGAGGATCCGCTGCTCCAGGCTCTGCTTCCTGCTCGCGCTCGCCGCCACCATCTCCATCCTCGCGCGCCACTGCTACGACGCCGGGCTCGGCCGTGGCGGCAATGCCGGCGTGGTGCGCATCGAGGCCGCGCAcgctccgcctccgccgtcggTGCGTCAAGAGCGGAAGATAGTTCCGATCGCTCGGCGCGAGTCATCGGTCTCCGATCGTTCCCCCTCGGCTCCTGCCGACGCCGTCGACGACGCGTCGTGGAAGCCTTCGGCGTCGGAATCGGCTCGGTCTGACGATGGAGACAAGACGCCGCCGAAGGAGAAGGGCTCGCCCTCGGCGTCTCACGGCAACAATTACGGCGGCCATCCCTTCGCCCGCGCGCTGGTGGCCGCGGACAACAAGGACGACCTGTGCGGCGGGCAGTACATCTACGTGCAGGACCTGCCGGCCCGCTTCAACAAGGACATGGTCCAGAGCTGCGACAGGCTCTCGCCGTGGACGGACATGTGCAGGTACACGACCAACGGCGGCTTTGGCCCGCTGCTCCGCGGCGGCAAGGGCGCGTTCCAGGGCACCGGCACCGGCTGGTACGACACCGACGAGCACGCGCTGGACATCATCTTCCACGAGCGGATCAAACGGTACGAGTGCCTCACCGACGACCCTGCCCTCGCGGCCGCCGTCTTCGTGCCGTTCTACGCCGGGCTCGACGTCGCGCGGCACCTCTGGGGAAACAACGTCTCCGCGCGGGACGAGCTGGCGCTGGACCTCGCGGGCCTGCTCGCCAAGCGCCCCGAGTGGCGCGCCATGGGCGGCCGCGACCACTTCTTCGTCGCCGGGCGCACCACGTGGGACTTCCGGAGGAAGGCCGACGGCCAGTCCGAGTGGGGGAGCAAGCTGCTCAACCTCCCCGCCGCCAAGAACATGACCGCGCTCGTCGTGGAGGCCAGCCCGTGGCACCTCAACGACGTCGCCATTCCGTACCCGACCGCGTTCCACCCGGCGAGCGACGAGGACCTCTTCTTCTGGCAGGACCGGGTGCGCGCGCTCAACCGCACCTACCTCTTCTCCTTCGCCGGCATGGCGCGGCCCGGCGACGCCAAGTCCATCGAGGGCCACCTCGTCGACCAGTGCAAGGCGTCGCCCGTCTGCTCGCTCATGGAGTGCAGCACCACCGGTCCGGACAACAAGTGCGAGTCCCCGGCCACCGTCATGAAGCTGTTCCAGAGCTCGACGTTCTGCCTCCTGCCGCCCGGCGGCACCGACACGCGCCGCCCCGCCTTCGACGCCGTGCTCGCCGGCTGCATCCCGGTGTTCTTCCACCCCTCCTCGGCGTACGTGCAGTACAGCTGGTTCCTGCCCAAGAGCCACACCGAGTACTCGGTGTACATCCCCGAGGAGGACGTGCGCAAGAACGCGAGCGTGGAGGAGAGGCTCCGGAAAGTGTCGCCGGAGATGGTGCGGACGATGAGGGACACCGTCGTCGGCCTCATCCCGTCAGTGACCTACGGCGACGCGACGTCGAGGCTCGAGACGACGGTGAAGGACGCGTTCGACATCGCCGTGGCGGCCGTGATCAACAAGGTGACGAAGCTGAGGAGAGGCATCGCGGAGGGTCGACCGGAGGAGGAGAAGCTGGAGAGGTATAGCTGGAAATACCCGTTGTTGGCAGAAGGGCAGAAGCCTGAGGATCCTCACGAATGGGATCCCCTGTTCAATTAG
- the LOC112877507 gene encoding xyloglucan galactosyltransferase KATAMARI1 homolog, with the protein MCEDVGNAGLGRPLSGGALTGETGWYATHQFALDAIFHARVRQYGCLTNDSSAAAAVFVPFYAGFEFARHVWGYDNAARDAAARDLARWLVRRPEWRRAGGRDHFLVAGRTGWDFRRDAYPNATWGTNLFLLPAVKNMTFLVIETATMGWGNDLAVPYPTYFHPRTDSDVLNWQHRIRNADRWWFMSFVGAARPGDRRSIRSQVMDQCRASPACRQLGCASGTAQCHYPGDIMVLFQSSTFCLQPPGDSASRRSTFDAMVAGCIPVFFQPRSAYLQYRWHLPKDHATYSVFIPAESVRTGNVSVEAELRKIPAAAIEKMREEVIKLVPRLVYADPRYKLETVKDAFDVAMDGVLERVAEPAERQIGSYWR; encoded by the coding sequence ATGTGCGAGGACGTGGGCAACGCCGGCCTCGGGAGGCCGCTCTCCGGCGGCGCGCTCACGGGCGAGACCGGGTGGTACGCCACGCACCAGTTCGCGCTGGACGCCATCTTCCACGCCCGGGTGCGGCAGTACGGGTGCCTCACCAACGACTcctccgcggcggccgccgtgtTCGTCCCGTTCTACGCCGGCTTCGAGTTCGCCCGCCACGTCTGGGGGTACGACAACGCGGCGCGCGACGCCGCCGCGCGGGACCTGGCGCGCTGGCTCGTGCGGCGGCCCGAGTGGCGCAGGGCCGGCGGCCGCGACCACTTCCTCGTggcggggcggacagggtgggACTTCCGGCGAGACGCCTACCCCAACGCCACCTGGGGCACCAACCTTTTCCTGCTCCCGGCCGTCAAGAACATGACCTTCCTCGTCATCGAGACGGCCACCATGGGCTGGGGCAACGACCTGGCCGTGCCTTACCCCACATACTTCCACCCGCGAACGGACTCCGACGTCCTCAACTGGCAGCACAGGATCCGGAACGCCGACCGCTGGTGGTTCATGTCCTTCGTGGGCGCGGCGCGCCCAGGCGACCGGCGCTCGATCCGGTCGCAGGTCATGGACCAGTGCCGCGCGTCGCCGGCGTGCCGGCAGCTGGGGTGTGCCTCCGGGACCGCCCAGTGCCACTACCCGGGCGACATCATGGTGCTGTTCCAGAGCTCCACCTTCTGCCTCCAGCCGCCGGGGGACTCGGCGTCGCGGCGGTCGACGTTCGACGCGATGGTCGCCGGCTGCATCCCGGTGTTCTTCCAGCCGCGGTCGGCGTACCTCCAGTACAGGTGGCACCTGCCCAAGGACCACGCCACTTACTCGGTGTTCATACCGGCAGAGAGCGTGCGCACCGGGAACGTGAGCGTTGAGGCGGAGCTGAGGAAGATACCGGCGGCGGCAATAGAGAAGATGAGGGAGGAGGTCATCAAGCTCGTGCCGAGGCTGGTGTACGCCGACCCGAGATACAAGCTCGAGACGGTGAAGGACGCGTTCGACGTCGCCATGGATGGCGTCTTGGAGAGGGTGGCGGAGCCGGCGGAGAGGCAAATAGGGTCCTACTGGCGGTGA